A section of the Methanobrevibacter arboriphilus JCM 13429 = DSM 1125 genome encodes:
- the cca gene encoding CCA tRNA nucleotidyltransferase yields the protein MNYNEILKEIKPKESEIKKVHEIAKDAISYINKIAKEEDINVESKLVGSIAKGTWLSGSSDIDIFINFSLEEDEDYLKEKGLYLGYKCSEHLNGIAEEHYASHPYLTSHINGYYVDFVPCYKIKTAKELKSAVDRTILHTNYIKKHLKSEREKDEVLLLKKFMSEVGVYGSEFKVGGFAGYLCEMLILRYNTFEETLEAAANWKNKRVIDLEDYKTDKLFKDPLIAIDPTDKTRNVGAALTKERMSEFIIASRNFLNSNEDDRIKFFYGIDKKETFEEKMSEKEIYHQISPYELYKQFKDRKTKTITIKFNIPDISVDSIHPQLRKTQQSIEEKLEDNDFSVFKSDYWTDEKKIGVFIFELSVYKQSKYYIHEGPRVWDKKACENFIKSHGEGYYILEDKLVLNKERQFKTAKNFIKSVLTKENIHIIKVGKNMKGLLIDTYTGQSIKHILKDESLKENTDFLKFLDNFLNPGQLLKR from the coding sequence ATGAACTATAATGAAATATTAAAAGAAATAAAACCAAAAGAATCAGAAATAAAAAAGGTTCATGAAATTGCTAAAGATGCAATAAGCTACATTAATAAAATAGCTAAAGAAGAAGATATTAATGTTGAATCAAAACTCGTTGGTTCAATAGCTAAAGGAACATGGTTATCTGGAAGTTCTGATATTGATATATTCATTAATTTCTCACTTGAAGAAGATGAAGATTATTTAAAAGAAAAAGGTCTTTACTTAGGATATAAATGTAGTGAACATTTAAATGGAATAGCTGAAGAACATTATGCATCTCATCCTTACCTTACAAGCCATATTAATGGTTATTATGTTGATTTTGTTCCATGTTATAAGATAAAAACTGCTAAAGAATTAAAGTCAGCAGTTGATAGAACAATACTCCACACAAACTATATTAAAAAACATTTAAAAAGTGAAAGAGAAAAAGATGAAGTATTACTTCTTAAAAAATTCATGAGTGAAGTTGGAGTTTATGGATCTGAGTTTAAAGTTGGTGGATTTGCAGGTTATCTTTGTGAAATGCTAATACTTAGATATAATACTTTTGAAGAAACTCTTGAAGCAGCAGCTAATTGGAAAAATAAGAGAGTTATTGATTTAGAAGATTATAAAACAGATAAATTGTTTAAAGATCCACTTATAGCTATTGATCCAACCGACAAAACACGGAATGTTGGAGCTGCATTAACAAAAGAGAGGATGTCTGAGTTTATAATAGCTTCAAGAAACTTCTTAAATTCTAATGAAGATGATAGAATAAAATTCTTTTATGGAATTGATAAAAAAGAAACTTTTGAAGAAAAGATGTCTGAAAAAGAAATATATCATCAGATTAGTCCTTATGAGTTATATAAACAATTTAAGGATAGAAAAACTAAAACAATCACAATAAAGTTTAATATTCCAGATATTTCTGTTGATTCTATTCATCCTCAACTTAGAAAAACCCAACAGTCTATTGAAGAAAAATTAGAAGATAATGATTTTTCAGTTTTTAAAAGTGATTATTGGACTGATGAGAAAAAAATAGGGGTTTTTATATTTGAGTTGAGTGTTTACAAGCAAAGTAAATATTATATTCATGAAGGTCCTAGAGTTTGGGATAAAAAAGCATGCGAAAACTTTATAAAATCTCATGGTGAAGGTTATTATATTCTCGAAGATAAGCTTGTTTTAAATAAAGAGAGGCAGTTTAAAACTGCAAAGAATTTTATCAAAAGTGTTTTAACAAAAGAGAATATCCATATTATAAAGGTAGGGAAGAATATGAAGGGACTTTTAATAGACACATACACAGGTCAAAGTATCAAACACATACTAAAAGATGAAAGTTTAAAAGAAAACACAGACTTTTTAAAATTTTTAGACAACTTTTTAAATCCAGGACAGCTATTAAAAAGATAA
- a CDS encoding NAD(P)-dependent alcohol dehydrogenase: protein MKGLAMLRIGEIGWIEKDKPEIGSRDALVKPLALAPCTSDIHTVWEGAIGDRHNLILGHEALGVVDEVGSEVKDFKPGDRVIVPAITPDWDDEAAQRGFSSQTTGPLGGWKFSNFKDGVFGEYFHVNLADANLAHLPEGMSLEAAVMIPDMLSTGFMGAENSNIPMGGTVAVLGIGPVGLSAIAGAKLQGAGKIFAVGTRPKAIEVAKEYGATDIISYKEGPTDEQILEATDGKGVDAVIIAGGGPDIILDAVRTAKAGSIVSNINYFGSGETLPICREGWGFGMADKDFATGLCPGGRVRMERLADIVSYGRMDPGLMATHVFHGFDKIEEALLLMKEKPRDLIKPVVIIDENI from the coding sequence ATGAAAGGATTGGCAATGTTAAGAATAGGTGAAATTGGATGGATTGAAAAAGATAAACCCGAAATAGGTTCTCGTGATGCACTGGTAAAACCATTAGCCCTTGCTCCATGTACATCAGATATACACACTGTATGGGAAGGTGCAATAGGAGATAGACACAATCTTATATTAGGACATGAAGCTTTAGGTGTAGTTGATGAAGTTGGAAGTGAAGTAAAAGATTTTAAGCCAGGAGATAGAGTAATTGTTCCAGCTATAACTCCTGATTGGGATGATGAAGCAGCACAAAGAGGATTTTCCTCACAAACAACTGGACCATTAGGAGGATGGAAATTCTCTAATTTTAAAGACGGAGTCTTTGGAGAATATTTCCATGTGAATTTAGCAGATGCAAATCTAGCACATTTACCTGAAGGGATGTCTCTTGAAGCAGCTGTTATGATACCGGATATGTTATCTACTGGGTTTATGGGAGCTGAAAATTCTAATATTCCAATGGGAGGAACAGTAGCAGTATTAGGAATTGGACCTGTTGGATTATCAGCTATTGCTGGTGCAAAGCTACAAGGTGCAGGGAAAATTTTTGCAGTTGGAACTCGTCCCAAAGCAATAGAGGTAGCTAAAGAATACGGTGCAACAGATATAATATCATATAAAGAAGGACCAACAGATGAACAAATATTAGAAGCAACCGATGGAAAAGGTGTTGATGCAGTCATTATAGCAGGAGGAGGGCCAGATATAATACTAGATGCTGTTAGAACTGCAAAAGCAGGATCTATAGTTTCAAATATCAATTATTTTGGAAGTGGAGAAACTTTACCAATCTGTCGTGAAGGATGGGGTTTCGGAATGGCAGATAAAGATTTTGCAACAGGACTATGTCCAGGCGGAAGAGTGAGAATGGAAAGATTAGCTGATATAGTATCCTACGGAAGAATGGATCCAGGACTCATGGCAACACACGTATTCCATGGATTTGATAAAATTGAAGAAGCATTACTCCTAATGAAAGAAAAACCAAGAGATCTGATAAAACCAGTGGTTATAATTGATGAAAATATCTAA
- a CDS encoding putative quinol monooxygenase, translating into MIIVLAKIVAKESMKNNIIKESKELIKKTRIEKGCVEYNLYDQLDEDNSLLFVEKWENKDCLTSHLNQVHFTKFGEAIEDYLAKELEISVYSSEPTNL; encoded by the coding sequence ATGATTATAGTATTAGCTAAAATAGTAGCAAAAGAAAGTATGAAAAATAATATTATTAAAGAATCTAAAGAACTAATTAAAAAAACACGAATAGAAAAAGGATGCGTAGAATATAATTTATATGATCAATTAGATGAGGATAATTCTCTTTTATTTGTTGAAAAATGGGAAAATAAAGATTGTTTAACTTCTCATTTAAACCAAGTTCATTTCACTAAATTTGGTGAAGCTATAGAAGATTATTTAGCTAAAGAATTAGAAATTTCAGTTTATTCATCAGAACCAACAAATCTATAA
- a CDS encoding sugar phosphate nucleotidyltransferase, translated as MLKTAGMILCGGFGKRLRPITEKIPKPLVEIKEDYTILDKQLFDFKNAGVEDVYLLTGFLNEKIKERFGNEHKSVNIHYVIENEPLGTLNAIRLGMDEIKNDYEQCVIRNGDVVADLNLSKMIEQGEKSNYPFNIFITQMQSPYGIVETNGDKLVSFKEKPLLDYYINGGVYFSKGKLDFGDFKTEDIEKTLFPLMAKENKIGYYKEDGLFWMAIDTSKELETVRQEYENRTDKPWGYEKVLIYTEKYLTKELFIKEGFQTSFHFHEKKDETMYIISGAVYIEFNDKKEYFGKNDTIRIEPHIEHSIVATENTVLHEVSTPYLNDTVRLEDFYNR; from the coding sequence ATGCTAAAAACTGCAGGAATGATTCTTTGTGGTGGTTTTGGTAAGCGTCTTAGGCCTATTACTGAAAAAATCCCAAAACCACTTGTTGAAATCAAAGAAGATTACACTATCTTAGACAAACAACTATTCGATTTTAAAAATGCTGGTGTTGAAGATGTTTATCTTTTAACTGGATTTTTAAATGAAAAAATAAAAGAAAGATTTGGCAATGAGCATAAAAGTGTTAATATTCATTATGTTATTGAGAATGAGCCTCTCGGAACTTTAAATGCAATTCGCCTTGGTATGGATGAAATTAAAAACGATTATGAACAATGTGTTATTCGTAATGGTGATGTTGTAGCTGATTTAAACCTTTCCAAGATGATTGAACAAGGTGAAAAATCAAATTATCCATTTAACATTTTCATAACTCAAATGCAATCACCATATGGAATTGTTGAAACAAATGGTGATAAATTAGTTTCTTTTAAAGAGAAACCTCTTTTGGATTATTACATCAATGGAGGAGTTTATTTTTCTAAGGGTAAACTTGATTTTGGAGACTTTAAAACAGAAGATATAGAAAAAACACTTTTCCCATTAATGGCAAAAGAAAATAAAATAGGTTATTATAAAGAGGACGGTTTATTTTGGATGGCAATAGACACTTCTAAAGAACTAGAGACAGTTAGACAAGAATATGAAAATCGTACCGATAAACCCTGGGGATATGAAAAAGTTCTAATCTATACAGAGAAATATTTAACTAAAGAACTCTTTATAAAAGAAGGATTTCAAACTAGTTTCCATTTTCATGAAAAAAAGGATGAAACCATGTATATAATCTCAGGTGCAGTTTATATAGAATTTAATGATAAAAAAGAATACTTTGGTAAAAATGACACAATAAGAATAGAACCTCATATTGAACATTCCATAGTAGCTACTGAAAACACAGTACTCCACGAAGTTTCAACACCATACTTAAACGATACTGTTAGATTAGAAGATTTTTACAATAGATAA
- a CDS encoding glycosyltransferase, giving the protein MNISLISRFFDNRNEGIGSYSKMLLQGLKQKKLNLTTISQDDSYFKSDGLLDYICYFYLELPFILDKSKDIYHALSPIESIRLDKSKSVVTIHDLMPIKIPNLIHKNKLLRYQSQRFFKIAIRQALKCEKLVTISEETAKDINKSYSIDLDDISIVRQGININLFPKKVETNEIYTIGTLSNINYRKRIDILIKAFKSANIENSKLFIGGKGPHIKYLKELAKDDDRIIFLGFIPNEEINNFYNSLDVFIFPSFMEGYGLPMVEAMACCKPIVTLDDSHIPSDVKKRTYKTTKEDLVDVLKNRNYECDIKSNYKFAKEHSIENMANGMMNVYKSLEY; this is encoded by the coding sequence ATGAATATTTCTTTGATATCTAGATTCTTTGATAATAGAAATGAAGGTATTGGTAGCTACTCAAAAATGTTACTTCAAGGATTAAAACAAAAAAAATTGAATTTAACTACTATTAGTCAAGATGATAGTTATTTTAAAAGTGATGGGCTTTTAGATTACATTTGTTATTTTTATTTAGAACTTCCTTTTATTCTAGATAAATCTAAAGATATTTATCATGCATTGTCCCCAATTGAATCAATAAGGCTTGATAAAAGTAAATCTGTTGTTACAATTCACGACTTAATGCCTATTAAAATACCTAATCTAATCCATAAAAATAAATTATTAAGATATCAATCCCAACGATTTTTTAAAATAGCTATTAGACAAGCACTAAAATGTGAAAAATTAGTTACAATTAGTGAAGAAACAGCAAAAGATATAAACAAATCCTATTCAATTGATTTAGATGATATAAGTATTGTAAGACAAGGAATTAATATTAATTTGTTTCCAAAAAAGGTTGAAACAAATGAAATCTATACTATTGGTACTTTATCCAATATAAATTACAGAAAAAGAATAGATATTCTAATTAAAGCTTTTAAATCTGCAAATATTGAAAATTCTAAGCTTTTCATTGGAGGAAAAGGCCCTCATATAAAATATTTAAAAGAATTAGCTAAAGATGATGATAGGATCATTTTTTTAGGATTTATTCCAAATGAAGAAATTAATAATTTTTATAACTCATTAGATGTTTTTATTTTTCCAAGTTTTATGGAAGGATATGGTTTACCAATGGTCGAAGCTATGGCTTGTTGTAAACCAATTGTAACATTAGATGATTCACACATCCCCTCTGATGTAAAGAAAAGAACTTATAAAACAACTAAAGAGGATTTAGTAGATGTTTTAAAAAATAGAAATTATGAGTGTGATATTAAATCAAATTATAAATTTGCAAAAGAACACTCTATTGAAAATATGGCTAATGGAATGATGAATGTCTATAAATCGCTTGAATATTAA
- a CDS encoding glycosyltransferase family 4 protein, whose protein sequence is MKICFITEYFPKSENLEIKGGVEAVAFNEAYYLSKDNDITVLTSYEEGMEKEKNIGNIKVIACGKKRSYTQKGSFKNRLLFMKAAYDVAKKLDFDIVVGYNFITYIIAWRIAKKLDIPCVARYHDVWIGEWVKNIGITGLFGEILERYFLSRDIDLLIAVSNFTANNLKKHFPEDKIVVVPNIVEFKKIESEKFENRTISCVSRLVEYKRVEDLILAMDILINQNGSKYKDLKVKIVGTGPEEEKLIDLVKEKNLYNNITFCGFVEKHEDVLKIINSSHIFCLPSKVEGFGIVIVESLGCEVPFVASNISPIVETSGKKGGLFFQTENYEDLALKIQTILENPEIYKKLKNECKQQYELYKGIYIAEKLEKCYKFLINR, encoded by the coding sequence ATGAAGATATGTTTTATTACAGAATATTTTCCAAAAAGTGAAAATCTTGAAATTAAAGGTGGTGTTGAAGCAGTTGCATTTAATGAAGCATACTATCTATCTAAAGATAATGATATCACTGTACTAACATCTTATGAAGAGGGAATGGAAAAAGAAAAGAATATAGGAAATATTAAAGTGATAGCTTGCGGTAAAAAAAGATCCTATACTCAAAAAGGATCATTTAAAAATAGACTACTATTTATGAAAGCTGCTTATGATGTTGCTAAAAAACTTGATTTTGATATTGTTGTAGGTTATAATTTCATTACATACATAATTGCATGGAGAATAGCTAAAAAACTTGATATTCCCTGTGTAGCAAGATATCATGATGTATGGATTGGAGAATGGGTTAAAAACATTGGTATTACTGGTTTATTTGGTGAAATACTTGAAAGATATTTTTTATCTAGAGATATTGATTTACTCATAGCTGTTTCTAATTTCACAGCAAATAATCTAAAAAAACATTTTCCAGAAGATAAAATAGTTGTAGTTCCAAATATAGTTGAATTCAAGAAAATAGAAAGTGAAAAATTTGAAAATAGAACAATATCTTGTGTTTCAAGATTAGTAGAGTATAAAAGAGTTGAAGATTTGATATTAGCTATGGATATCTTAATAAATCAAAATGGTTCCAAATACAAAGATTTAAAAGTTAAAATTGTAGGAACAGGCCCAGAAGAAGAAAAATTGATAGATTTAGTAAAAGAAAAAAATTTGTATAATAATATAACTTTTTGTGGTTTTGTTGAAAAACATGAAGATGTTTTAAAGATTATTAATTCTTCCCATATTTTTTGTCTACCAAGTAAAGTTGAAGGATTTGGAATTGTGATTGTAGAATCATTAGGATGTGAAGTTCCATTTGTAGCATCTAACATAAGCCCTATTGTTGAAACAAGTGGGAAAAAGGGAGGGTTATTTTTTCAAACTGAGAATTATGAAGATTTAGCTTTAAAAATCCAAACAATTCTTGAAAATCCAGAAATCTATAAAAAGCTTAAAAATGAATGCAAACAACAATATGAATTGTATAAAGGAATATACATAGCTGAAAAACTTGAAAAATGTTATAAATTTTTAATTAATAGATAA
- a CDS encoding B12-binding domain-containing radical SAM protein, translated as MKILMVYPSHSWYMRIYRKIKKIPNSSLGTKHGIGYIINYAKSNDEIVDFLELESVSWKEFKRIVKNYDIVGYSIISMNYNIAMKAIKINKKENPNVTIIVGGVDPSVSTEKYENSHLIDYIIRGEGEISFLEIIKAKIEELGGNQLGDNRTDRFKKVIEGKKIENLDNLDFVNRDIVSHSKSPNPLLLKEPHFSILTSRACLYNCKFCAPASKKMFGKKIRTRSAENVVQELIYLKNKYGLKSVTFESDNFLQDREWLINFIDCLKKSKLKINFNIHGRSNNIIKNHDLIKELKILGLIEVFIGIESGSDKILRYFKKGTSVDMNKKAVNILKNNNIKIQASFISGFPVETKEDIKLTEQFIKENLSNEIFGFSTFVPLPGSFFYEEYKKKGLLFEDSEYSDFNLKRPRIMGVNYYYLSWINFKLFLKYSDSYFSQLSHLIFFIYNIFLITGFYIKYYIKNIIK; from the coding sequence ATGAAAATTTTAATGGTTTACCCATCTCATTCTTGGTATATGAGAATATATAGAAAAATTAAAAAGATTCCAAATAGTTCTTTAGGAACAAAACATGGGATTGGATATATAATTAATTATGCTAAGTCCAATGATGAAATAGTAGATTTTTTAGAATTAGAATCTGTGAGTTGGAAAGAATTTAAAAGGATTGTAAAAAATTATGACATAGTAGGTTATAGTATTATCTCTATGAATTATAATATAGCTATGAAAGCGATCAAAATTAATAAAAAAGAAAATCCTAATGTAACTATCATTGTTGGGGGTGTCGATCCTTCAGTTTCTACTGAAAAATATGAAAACAGTCATTTAATCGATTATATAATTCGTGGAGAAGGTGAAATTTCTTTTTTAGAGATTATTAAGGCAAAAATTGAAGAATTAGGTGGAAATCAATTGGGGGATAATAGAACTGATAGATTTAAAAAAGTTATTGAAGGTAAAAAAATCGAGAATTTAGACAATTTAGATTTTGTAAATCGAGATATAGTTTCCCATAGTAAGTCTCCAAATCCATTATTACTTAAAGAACCTCATTTTTCAATATTAACAAGCCGTGCATGTTTATATAATTGTAAATTCTGTGCACCAGCATCCAAAAAAATGTTTGGTAAAAAAATAAGAACAAGATCTGCAGAAAATGTTGTTCAAGAATTAATTTATCTCAAAAATAAGTATGGTCTAAAAAGTGTAACTTTTGAAAGTGATAATTTTCTTCAAGATAGGGAATGGTTGATTAATTTCATTGATTGTTTAAAAAAATCAAAATTAAAGATTAATTTCAATATTCATGGTAGGAGTAATAATATTATTAAAAATCACGACTTAATTAAAGAACTTAAAATATTAGGTCTTATAGAAGTTTTTATAGGCATAGAATCTGGTTCAGATAAAATTTTAAGATATTTTAAGAAAGGAACAAGCGTTGATATGAATAAAAAAGCAGTAAATATATTAAAAAATAATAATATTAAAATACAAGCTTCTTTCATATCTGGTTTTCCTGTTGAAACAAAAGAAGATATCAAGTTAACTGAACAATTCATAAAAGAAAATTTATCTAATGAAATCTTTGGTTTTTCAACTTTTGTTCCTCTTCCAGGTAGTTTTTTCTATGAAGAATATAAAAAAAAGGGTTTACTTTTTGAAGACAGTGAATATTCAGATTTTAACCTTAAGAGACCAAGAATTATGGGTGTTAATTATTATTATTTATCTTGGATAAATTTTAAACTCTTTTTAAAATATTCTGACTCATATTTTTCCCAATTAAGCCATTTAATATTTTTTATTTATAATATCTTCCTAATCACGGGATTTTATATTAAATATTATATAAAAAATATTATTAAATAA
- a CDS encoding class I SAM-dependent methyltransferase, with amino-acid sequence MSIIYKTPNEIKKDKYQGSKDNSKREPTKRKVLELFDKLPRGKVLEIGAGDGFLSNTLNGMGFDVIASDINTDLFKPKNIDFLKIDANFTFPFEDNSFDYVVSVETIEHLEYLWNLINESYRVLRGEGGEIDIYYS; translated from the coding sequence ATGTCAATAATATATAAAACACCCAATGAAATAAAAAAAGACAAATATCAAGGAAGTAAAGATAATTCAAAAAGGGAACCAACAAAAAGAAAAGTTTTAGAATTGTTTGATAAATTACCTAGAGGAAAAGTTTTAGAAATTGGAGCAGGAGATGGTTTTCTAAGTAATACTCTGAATGGTATGGGATTTGATGTAATTGCTTCTGATATAAATACTGATTTATTCAAACCAAAAAATATAGATTTTTTAAAAATAGATGCTAATTTTACTTTTCCTTTTGAAGATAATAGCTTTGATTATGTTGTTTCTGTTGAAACTATTGAACATTTAGAATATCTCTGGAATTTGATCAATGAAAGTTATAGGGTATTAAGAGGGGAAGGGGGAGAAATTGATATTTACTACTCCTAA
- a CDS encoding TetR/AcrR family transcriptional regulator — translation MKLCIKNKIVEATFLLSMEYGYDNVSIKQIKEKSEIAASSIYHHYKNKDAILSYMIQRYFVEKITELKNLCYEFEGSFIEKLRFIYYRSIGIDIQNNEKPIRKINGETIDYKKYYLMLNSIYHQHPEYRDLFDNMTHTVIKIFKE, via the coding sequence GTGAAATTATGTATTAAGAATAAAATTGTTGAAGCTACTTTTCTATTATCTATGGAATATGGATATGATAACGTTTCTATAAAACAAATTAAAGAAAAATCTGAAATCGCAGCTAGTTCTATTTATCATCATTACAAAAATAAGGACGCTATTTTATCCTATATGATACAAAGATACTTTGTAGAAAAAATCACAGAATTAAAAAATCTTTGTTATGAATTTGAAGGTTCATTTATTGAAAAATTAAGATTTATATATTATCGATCAATAGGTATTGATATTCAGAATAATGAAAAACCTATTAGAAAAATAAATGGTGAAACAATTGATTATAAAAAATACTATTTAATGCTTAATAGTATTTATCATCAACATCCAGAATATAGAGATTTATTTGATAATATGACTCATACTGTAATTAAAATTTTTAAAGAGTAA